One Segnochrobactrum spirostomi genomic window carries:
- a CDS encoding TetR/AcrR family transcriptional regulator, whose amino-acid sequence MTPSEHDKRQLIVRTAYDLFKRDGFHATGIDRIIAEARVAKMTMYRHFPSKDKLIIEVLERRAERFARQLDDLALADATPAEKVTRVFDWHAAWFRRRDFHGCLFAHAIAEYGDVNHPVHRAAAAQKIAMRNRLAALLEETPPAAVAKATVLVMLIEGATLLAQLGHGDEAITAAKGAALQLISPAPAA is encoded by the coding sequence ATGACACCGTCCGAGCACGACAAGCGCCAGCTCATCGTCCGAACCGCATACGATCTGTTCAAAAGGGATGGATTTCACGCGACCGGCATCGATCGGATCATTGCGGAGGCTCGGGTGGCGAAGATGACGATGTATCGCCACTTTCCGAGTAAGGATAAGTTGATCATTGAGGTGCTCGAGCGGCGCGCCGAACGGTTCGCGCGGCAGCTCGACGACCTCGCCTTAGCCGACGCAACCCCAGCCGAGAAAGTCACCCGCGTTTTCGACTGGCACGCGGCATGGTTTCGGCGACGTGATTTTCATGGCTGTCTCTTCGCCCACGCGATCGCGGAATACGGCGATGTAAACCATCCCGTCCATCGCGCCGCAGCCGCGCAGAAGATCGCGATGCGTAACCGCCTCGCCGCGCTGCTGGAGGAGACACCGCCTGCTGCCGTCGCGAAGGCGACGGTTCTCGTGATGCTCATCGAGGGGGCGACCCTCCTCGCCCAATTGGGCCACGGGGACGAGGCCATCACCGCAGCAAAAGGCGCTGCGCTCCAGCTCATCTCGCCCGCGCCCGCCGCATGA
- a CDS encoding DMT family transporter codes for MTPLVIALALSAAVLHATWNAFLRGGGDRLQTVTLMSVASTVLAIPFVIALPLPALAVWPYILASAVLQTAYSLFLVAAYRHGALGQVYPIVRGTVPVLVTLSAVVFAAQRATPHEVLGVLLIAGGIASLALGRARIPGRSLAYALCTGAIIAAYATIDSLGVRMADGSNAYTAWVLVGYGILLPLAHTIARGRLRLDMRAPETWRALAGGAVAVIAYAAVVAAFARGPAGPIAALRETSVLFATLIGWLFLGEKLSLLRVLASATVAVGAICLIQ; via the coding sequence ATGACCCCTCTTGTCATCGCCTTGGCGCTTTCCGCAGCCGTTCTCCATGCGACATGGAACGCCTTCCTCCGCGGGGGAGGAGACCGGCTCCAGACCGTCACGCTCATGAGCGTGGCCTCGACGGTCCTTGCGATCCCATTCGTGATTGCTCTCCCTTTGCCCGCCCTGGCGGTGTGGCCGTACATTCTGGCCTCAGCTGTCCTGCAGACGGCCTATTCTTTGTTTCTCGTCGCCGCCTATCGCCACGGCGCGCTCGGGCAGGTCTATCCGATCGTTCGCGGAACCGTCCCGGTTCTCGTCACACTCTCGGCCGTCGTTTTCGCCGCTCAACGCGCGACACCCCATGAAGTGCTCGGCGTGTTGCTGATCGCCGGCGGCATTGCCAGTCTCGCTCTCGGTCGAGCCAGAATCCCCGGACGAAGTCTCGCCTATGCTCTCTGCACCGGGGCGATCATCGCCGCTTATGCAACGATCGATTCGCTTGGAGTACGCATGGCGGACGGTTCGAACGCGTACACGGCGTGGGTCCTCGTGGGATATGGCATTCTTCTGCCGCTCGCCCACACCATCGCGCGCGGCCGCCTCCGACTGGATATGAGGGCGCCGGAGACTTGGAGGGCCCTCGCGGGCGGCGCCGTCGCGGTCATCGCTTATGCCGCTGTCGTCGCGGCATTCGCCCGCGGTCCAGCAGGCCCAATCGCCGCCCTGCGCGAGACAAGCGTGCTCTTCGCGACCTTGATCGGCTGGCTTTTCTTGGGGGAGAAGCTCTCGCTCCTTCGGGTCCTCGCATCCGCGACCGTCGCGGTTGGAGCCATTTGCCTCATCCAATAG
- a CDS encoding RES family NAD+ phosphorylase: protein MSSPIWTPAALSSEAHAFRGRGWRLVEAQHRVSTLKLVDTLEEQALLEDLLEETKPPLPPECRGLDYLLATPFRYGALYPTGSRFRRAGRTLGVFYAAAQVETAVAEMAFYRLLFFAESPATPWPAEPGEYTAFAAALMTDRALDLMEPPLSEDRAAWTHPTDYRATQDLADAARTVDIALIRYESVRDPQHGANLAVLTCAAFAEPRPVERQTWRLRLSRSGVQAMCDFPNARLGFPPDLFAADPRLAGFPWQR from the coding sequence ATGTCATCGCCTATCTGGACGCCCGCCGCGCTCTCGTCTGAGGCGCACGCCTTCCGCGGGCGCGGCTGGCGCCTTGTGGAAGCGCAGCATCGCGTCTCGACCCTGAAGCTCGTCGACACGCTCGAGGAGCAGGCGCTCCTCGAAGATCTCCTCGAAGAGACGAAACCGCCGTTGCCGCCCGAATGCCGCGGCCTCGATTATCTCCTCGCGACGCCCTTCCGGTACGGCGCGCTCTATCCCACGGGCTCGCGCTTCCGCCGCGCTGGCCGAACGCTCGGCGTGTTCTATGCCGCGGCGCAGGTCGAGACGGCGGTTGCCGAAATGGCGTTCTACCGGCTCCTCTTCTTCGCGGAATCGCCGGCCACGCCCTGGCCCGCGGAGCCGGGCGAATACACCGCCTTCGCGGCGGCGCTCATGACCGATCGTGCCCTCGATCTCATGGAGCCGCCCTTGTCGGAGGATCGCGCCGCCTGGACCCACCCGACGGATTATCGCGCGACGCAGGACCTCGCCGACGCGGCGCGGACCGTCGACATCGCCCTGATCCGCTACGAATCCGTGCGCGATCCGCAGCACGGCGCCAACTTGGCCGTGCTCACCTGCGCCGCGTTCGCCGAGCCGCGCCCGGTCGAGCGCCAGACCTGGCGCCTTCGCCTCAGTCGCTCCGGCGTCCAGGCCATGTGCGATTTCCCAAACGCTCGCCTCGGCTTTCCGCCGGACCTATTCGCGGCCGATCCCCGGCTCGCTGGCTTTCCCTGGCAGCGGTGA
- a CDS encoding MbcA/ParS/Xre antitoxin family protein, with translation MLNAERVIETKPAEGEVLAKALVRAADQLALPARLLGAVVGLSEPTVSRLKRGRFALERGTKPFELALLFVRFFRSLDAIIGGDEGVARAWLRADNLALGGKPIDKIQTVSGLVDVIAYLDARRALV, from the coding sequence ATGCTCAATGCGGAGCGCGTGATCGAGACCAAGCCGGCGGAAGGCGAAGTTCTCGCCAAGGCCCTGGTGCGGGCGGCCGACCAGCTCGCTTTGCCGGCCCGTCTTCTCGGTGCCGTCGTCGGTCTCTCCGAGCCGACCGTTTCACGGTTGAAGCGGGGGCGCTTTGCCCTCGAACGGGGTACGAAGCCGTTCGAACTCGCGCTTCTCTTCGTCCGCTTCTTTCGATCGCTCGACGCCATCATCGGCGGTGACGAAGGGGTCGCCCGCGCGTGGCTGCGGGCCGACAATCTCGCGCTCGGCGGCAAGCCGATCGACAAGATCCAGACGGTGAGCGGGCTCGTCGATGTCATCGCCTATCTGGACGCCCGCCGCGCTCTCGTCTGA